A single region of the Sciurus carolinensis chromosome 16, mSciCar1.2, whole genome shotgun sequence genome encodes:
- the Nanos2 gene encoding nanos homolog 2 → MELPPFDMWKDYLNLSQVVLTLIQSQRERLEAERLEEQGPGPQLGRDQGLGAALCNFCKHNGESRHVYSSHQLKTAEGVVVCPILRHYVCPLCGATGGQAHTLKYCPLNGSQQSLYRRSGRNSAGRKVKR, encoded by the coding sequence ATGGAACTGCCACCCTTTGACATGTGGAAGGACTACCTCAACCTGAGCCAGGTGGTGCTGACGCTGATCCAGAGCCAGAGAGAAAGGTTGGAGGCCGAGAGGCTTGAGGAGCAGGGACCTGGCCCCCAGCTGGGGCGGGATCAGGGGCTGGGGGCTGCCCTCTGCAACTTCTGCAAGCACAACGGGGAGTCCCGCCATGTCTACTCCTCACACCAGCTGAAGACAGCGGAGGGCGTGGTGGTGTGTCCCATCCTGAGGCACTACGTGTGTCCCCTGTGCGGAGCCACCGGCGGCCAGGCCCACACTCTCAAGTATTGCCCGCTCAACGGCAGCCAGCAGTCCCTCTACCGCCGCAGTGGTCGCAACTCAGCAGGCCGCAAGGTCAAGCGCTGA